AACCCGCATGGGAGAAATATGAGATGAGGTGAGAGGCCCGAAGCTTGACAGACGGATAACTTGGCCCTAAGGTTCAGTCTCTGCAGAGATGACATGACTAAAAAGACAAGGGTTCCTGGTGGTTTTCCTGCGTTCTACGCGACGACCTAACCACACCAGATCTGAACGGCTCTCGTgttgtcggcgccgtcggaGCCCCTCCCGGTTCCAATGGCGCTAAGCCGCCTATCCTGACGACATTGACTTTTTTTGCACTATACAAACAGACTGTGCTGTTGCGGCCTGGCGCAAGCTTACGCAGCTCCCAAGACACGGCGTGCTGTCAATGGCGTCCAATGTCTTTGATGTCTCCAATGGCTGCTGGGGCCTGCCAGTGTCTGCTTCCAGTTGTACGACGATTCCTGCCATTCCGCATTTTTCTGTTTCCACGCTTGTCAAGGTAGTTTTCCGATCTCCAGCCTTGAGAATGCCCATTCTTCTGCCACTGTCCGGATGGGAATTGCATGCTTGGCCAGACAGCATTTCCAACACCTCTGCTACTGTCTCCTCGTTTACGTGCATTTCTTGCCAGTAACACAAAAGCTCTTGAAGCCCCCAAGCTTGCGAGCTGGACACGGAGCAGCCCCGGCTTGCCAGCAAGCCAACAGCAGTGACCTAGTAAGCCGGGAATCCTCGCTGATGGGCTGTGTTCGATCGTCGCCGAGCCGATGCAGCGTGTAAGtacctcctccgcctccacgCCGGCGAGAAACAGCTCCACGATCGACTTGGCACCTGGTCGATGATCCAGCACAACCCGATTATTTGCCAGGTGCCCAGCGGTATGCTGAGCTAGGGATGATTTCCTGCCCCACCCCCAGtgcttccccccctccctcccccaatTCCAAACCGAATCCCTGGCTGGGCCGTGATGTAGACCAAGACCCTTGTCTGGGGTTCAAGAAACCGACGGGCTGTGATTCTCGTTCGGCCTAGGCAATGAGCTTGCTTTTGTAACCCACGACGACGGGATTGGCCACCCCCCGGCCGGATGCTCACCAAGGTGTTCGTCATGAATCGAGCGGAGAGCCAGTCGAGCACCTGGCGGCTCGCATTGTTGTTTAAAGACTGGCCCGGCCCCTCTGCTTCTTCACGTCTTTCGGCTTCCGGTTCGATAGACTCATACTTGCATAGCTCTCTGGACATTCCCTTTTCTCTCCATAGACATCCTAACTTACTTCGAAGTAAGGTTCTGTACATCGCAAGTCCACCATGCAGGTCAAGAACATTCtccccttggccttggccagTGTTGCGCTCGCCCAGGAGGGCGGCCAGCTGAACCTGACCGCCGCCTTGGCTTCCCAGAActcgagcttgtcgaccCTGACTAGTACGTGTCCATTATCATCTTGAATCGCCCAATGGCCAATATTCCTGACTTCCTACAGGCCTTCTCGGTACCCAGCCTGGCCTCGTCCAGGCTCTCTCGCAGGCCCAGAACATCACCATTCTGGCCCCCAGcaacgaggccctcgaggcaTTCATCGCGAGCGCCGGTTCCGCTGCCACCGACGCTGACTTGGTCGCCGCCATTCTCCAGTACCACGTCCTGAATGGCACATACTATGCCTCCAACTTCACCGAGGAGCCTCAGTTCATCCCCACTCTCCTCCAGAACCAGACCTACGCCAACATCACCGGTGGGCAGCGCGTCCAGGCCCAGACTGTGGACGGCAACGTCACCTTCTACTCGGCCCTGCGGGAGAACTCGACTGTCACCACTGGAAACCTCAACTTCACCGCCGGTACCATTCACGTCATTGACAAGGTCCTCAGTGTTCCTCAGGGTATCGCCGATACCCTCCGCGCTGCGAACCTCACCGCTGCTCTGGGCGCTGTTCAACTCGCCAATGTCACCGAGGCCCTTGCTTCCGCCGAGGATTTGACGATCTTTGTCCCCAACAACGAGGCCTTCCGCGCCATCGGTAACCTCACCTCCACCCTCGGCTCCGAGCTCGCAAGCATACTGCAATACCACGTTGTCGCCGGCTCTGTACTGTACAGTCCCGATATTACCAACACCTCCCTGACGACTCTCAACGGTGGAAATATCACCATCAACGTCATCAACGAGACTGTTTACGTCAACAATGCCGAAGTCCTGATCCCCAACGTTTTGATTGCCAACGGTGTTGTTCACGTCATCGACAAGTGAGTGTACTAGATGCTTAATGTCCCAAGAATGTTTAACTGACGCTCAATCAGCCTTTTGAACCCCAACAACACTGCCGCTGAGCCtgacaccaccgccaccagcCGCCCTCCTGCCTACACTGGTGCTGGTCCTGTCACTGACGGAAGCAACCCCTTCACCAACAACGTCACCGGACCTACTTCTACAGCACCCCTTGCTACTGAGACTGGTGCCAatgacggtggcggcgtccgTTCCACTTCTTCGTCTGTCGAGGCGGCTCCCATGCGCACTGCTGCTGTCGGTGCCGCTGCCCTCTTCGGTGGTATGGCCGCTTACATGAACATGTAAAGCTTGGAAGGATTGTTTGTTATAAACAAGGAGAGTAGGAACGAATCATGAGCTGGGAGGCATCTTAGTGGGTGTATGAAGGGTTGTAATCGATGCTTATACCAACAGGCCGTGGCCAATGTTCATTCTTTCCATCATCAATACCCCAACTGAAGAAGTAATTAATGCGCGAAGGAACAATTCGAATTAAGATTGCACAAGCCAGAAAGCCAAATGTTTGTTGAGATGTTCGCATTGGCCAATCAATAGCTGTAATTTAGTCCGTTCCGAAGGCTTATGTCCGATGAATGTTGTGAAACGGAGATTAAAGTAGTTCCATCATAGGACCCCAGGCGTTTGACTAAGTGCACAAATGTGGGTGATGTAAAACCAAACCAATACAGGGTTGTTGACTGGGAAATATCAGGAGAGTTTAGGTCTTACAGAGTTACACGTTCTTTCAGTCTCTTGAACTTAAGTCGATGATTCTTCTTGCTTTGGCACGCTGCGTAGCTTCACTTCATCGATGTGTTATCGAGCGTCTCCTAACTAAATTTACTGTATGTCTTACTGCTTATTACCCTCTTAAGATCTTAGTCTTGAGGCCGACGGTACAATCATCGACTCTAATCGCCAGCATTCACGAAACAAAAGTTCTAGAAACTGTAAGCATGTATTGAATGAAGTAATTTGGTAGATGGCCGAGGCGCCTAACTTCGGTGTGCAAGCCCACTAACCCCGCACTACCACCAAATCTTAGGTGGGGAACAGGTGATGTGTAAGCCGACCTGGAAACCAACCTCCAGTGGCTTTCGTCACCTTGCGCCATGATGGCGTGCGAGTCCGTATCGAACACAAAACGAGATTCCCTGTGCTGTGCATGTCGAACTCACCTTCTTGAAACATAATCACGCAATTTGAGACACCCCCCACGGGACAGACCTCACGAGATAGCATGTTCACATTCTTGACAAGGACAGAACATCCGTGGACACGCCCTATTTGCCACTGGCATCCCTTGGACCCTGTTCCAATCCACTGCTTATGTGCCTAGCGACACAGATCCCTGTGACAGATCCATTTCCGCCGAACCCTTTTGACGTCTCTTTCTTCGACTTGAAAGCTATGGGTTGCGAGGCGCCGCTACCCACGATCAACATCACTTCATACGATATGCGACCTTCGTTTCTAGTGCTTCCCATCAAGCGTTTTATGCTCTCATACGACTCAGTCGATGTCGAAGCCTCAAGTACGCATTGACACTACCACCAATCACTATGAATACCCTCGACGACCAAGAGCGGCGACCTTTGCTATCTCCCACGTCGTCTCGCTTATCATCGACGACTACGACCTCGGACAGCAAGCACCCGCTTTCTCAAGTAGAAGGGATAGCTGAGGACAATATCGTCACCGGAGATGTTTATCCAACCCGCTCTGTGGAAGATGATGTGCTTCCAGAGACATCGACACTCGGTCGAACATTGACTTGGCAAAGTGCATATATCCTCGTCATCTCAAGAGTCATAGGCAGCGGTATCTTTGCCACCCCAGGCGCAATTCTTCGCTCCGTCGGTAGCCCAGGCCTGTCACTGCTGCTCTGGTTCATCGGTGCAGTCATTGCTGGCTGTGGTCTAATGGTTTCGCTCGAATTCGGATCGATGCTGCCGCGATCCGGAGGCGATAAAGTTTATTTGGAATTTACGTATCGACGACCACGCTTCCTCGCTTCAACACTCATCGCCATTCATGCTGTTCTCTTGGGGTTTACAGCGAGCAATTGTATCGTCTTCAGCGAGTACTTGCTCTTTGCTCTTGGCGGCCAAAACCCCAGCGATCTTCTCCGAAAGGGTCTTGCAATTACACTGCTGACCACTGTCACGATCATTCATGGATGCTTCCCACGCTTCGGCGTCAAGCTGCAGAATATCCTTGGCTGGGTCAAAGTAGGCCTTGTTGTATTCATGATCTTCTCCGGTATTTATGTCGTCTTGTTTCGACCATCGACCGATGCAGCACGAACCTCCGCGACCCTCTCATGGGGAAATCTCTGGGAGGACACGAACTGGAACTGGGGGGTTATTGCGACGTCCCTTTTCAAAGTATTTTACTCCTATAACGGTCTCGACAACGCCAACTACGTTCTCAATGAGGTGAAAGACCCAGTGCGGACGCTGCGATCAGTTATGATGGCTGCTTTGACAACTGCTTGCGGGCTGTACGCCCTCATCAACGTGGCGTACTTCCTCGTTGTACCCATCGAGGACATCAAAGAAAGCGGAGAGCTCATAGCGGCTCTCTACTTTACAAGGATCTTCGGCGAAGGACTTGGCAAAACAGTTCTTCCTCTAGCTGTTGCTTTGAGCGCTGGAGCCAACGTTCTCGTCGTTGCCTTCTCTGCAGTAATTATTATGGCATTTCACATACGCTGGCTCAAGTCGCTAACGACTTTCTAGGCTCGTACCAAACAGGAGATTGCCAGGCAAGGTTTCCTGCCGTTTTCTGACATACTCTCTTCGACAAGGCCGTTTAACTCACCCTTAGGCGGATTACTGGTTCACTATATCCCATCGTTGCTCGTCATTGCTCTTCCCCCGACAGGGGAAGTCTATTCCTTTATACTCGAAGTTGAAGGATATCCTGGGCAGTTTCTTGCGTTGGCTGTTGGGTTTGGACTTTTGTGGCTACGAGCGAAGCGACCTGATCTCAAGAGGCCTTTCAAAGCATGGATCCCGGCAGTCTTGTTGCGGATCGGGTTGAGTTTGGCTCTTCTAGCTGCACCATTTTTTCCGCCCGACACCAAGCCGGTAAACGGATTGTTTCATGCGACTTACGCAGTTGTTGGGGCCAGCATGTGAGTGATAGTTTCACTATCGGATGACATATGTTTGTTTACTAACTTGCTTACAGTCTTGGTGCTGGGGTCGTTTACTGGTATTTCTGGATAGTTCTTATCCCCAAACTGCGCGGGTACAAGATTGAAGAATGCGAAGAGACTCTGAAGGATGGTACAACTATAACTAAGCTAGTACACTCTAGATATCCATCTTAGAAGTATTACATTGATTAAGTAGCTATAACGATAAACCAACAGGACAAGACCCCTTAATGCTATCCACAGGCCATCTTTTGTATCCAGACATGGCTTACAGCCCGACACAGGCGTACGTCTCGGCCCACAAGCCCTGGCAATTGGACCCTGCGGCCGGGTTCCAGCGGATAAAGTTAGCCAGCGCGATGCCGTATTGCCGCGAGATGGTGTCACAGTTTTGCCCGCGCTGCACAAAGTGGAACTTCTTGCAGTTGTTCACCATGCCGTCCTGGATCGGTTGCGGCGTCTGGTTCGTCGGCGGGGGCTGCGTCGGCGATcccccgacgacgccggtgcAGAGGTGGTAGCCGGCCCACATGCCCGTGCAAGAGGAACCAATGCCCTTGTTCCAGGTCGTCAACTGGGCGACGGTGACGCCGGTCTTGGAAGCAATGGTAGCGCAggtctcgccggcctggacgagGTGGAAGCGGTTACAGTTGTTGACCATGCCATCCTGAATCGGCTGCGGCGTTGGGTTCGGGTTCGTTGTCGGTGGGGGCTGCGTTGGCGATCCTCCGATGATGCCAGTGCAGATGTTGTAGCTGGCCCATATTCCCGTGCAGGCCGAACCTCCGATCTGAGTATTCCAGGTTGCCAGCTGGTTGACGGTGACGCCGGTCTTGGACGCGATGGTGGAGCACGTGTCGCCGGCTTGGACCACGTAGAAGCGGTTGCAGTTGTCCACCATGCCGGGCTGCCACGGCTCGGGTGTCTGCACGCCGTTGCCCGGGTTGGTCAGCGTGCTGGTTGTGGTGGGCCCAGCCGGAGGCCGGGACGTGGTCGTTGGCCCCACTGTAGGCTCCGGAAGCGCCGGGATGCCTGATGCGGAGCCGATGCAAAAGGAATAGTCAGTCTTCCAGTCGTTGCACGACTTGACGAACGGGTTCTGTTGACGTGTTAGCTCTCGTGAGAATAGCGTGTTGAGGTGTAGTGtagggggggaggacgggaTTCGACACTCACCATGCTGGTCAACTGACCAATGGAAAGGCTTGTGATTAAGAGGACCGTCTCACAGCTAATGCCATCGTCCGAGTTCCACCACAAGTTGCAGTCGGCGGGCACGTTGGGGTCGTGGTCGTAGAACGGGACAGTACTGTCAaaccggcgccggccaagGATGCTGGCAGTgccctgggcggcgaggaggccgaaaGTGGCGAGAAATGAGAGACGAGACATGACGCTGCGAGTGCAAGTGAATCACTGCTGGTAACGTTGCTGAAGGAATGAGAAGGAAGAGGCTCTTGAGACACGGGTGTTTAATAGGTCTCATTCTCTATCGGTTTGCTCGAGAATCGCTCCGTCTTTATACCCAAACGTCTTGATGCTCCTGAGGACTTGGCTTGGTACTGTCTTTGCGAGACACCATATCCAGTTACTGGAATACCCACGAAGGAGGCGAATGCATCACAACCATTCTGTGTTGAGCCTATGCTCAACTTCTACCAACAGGGCTTTTACTTACATTAGCGAGATGAGACAGAACCACTCAACTATCGCGTCGCATGACTTTTTTCCCGGCAGGCTACAATGTCAATACCAAGAGTAGGCAGCATAGAAGCCGCTCACTTCGGTATCCGGTGGCTCATCGGCCGGGTGCACCCTTGTCCATCGACCGAGGGCCAAGATGGTATGGTACTTtgggagatgatgatgacttGGCAGGGTCCATACATGGTCTATGCCAGCCTGGAGAAAGTCATGTGCTGCTGACCTCTGGGCATTTAGGCGGGGGAATACAGTCTCTCCAACAGAGCCCTGTCTGTTGTTGGAGCTAAAGTACgttgccaaggcggtccctctcAAGGTACACAAGTCTGTTGTTGGAGCCTCCCCTGATAGTTTTGGCTCAACATTGACTGCTCACGAGTTAGGAAGGTCCCTGCCAAGCCGgattttcttttttcttttttctcttgGAGCCGGTTGGTTGAATACCTAGCCAAGCGTTTGTCCAGCTTGGCATTGGTGTGTCTGTATATTGTGTCAACTCTTCATGTTCACATTCAACTAAACGTATTATTCACTTCTGTTCAGCTTCTGCTCAGCAACGCCCCAGGTTCAATACATATGGCTTGCATGGCTTGCGGGTACACCCGTAAACGACTGAGCCTAGAACACATGGTAATACGCCGCAAGCGCCAATCCCAAGATCAaagcccaagaagacgaATCCCTTTGCAGGCCAGTTAATAGGGTTGCCCCGCTCTCCTTATCCTTGGGCACACACGGAGATGTGATATTCTGCCAGGTGCCCTCCTCACAACCCATCCTCCTCAAAATTGCTGCCGAGACGTTGGCGGCAAGTTCCTGGGCTACTTCCCGGTATGCGCACCTGGCTGGCTCTATATCTGTCTCAAAGACTGGACATTGGTCACCTGCATTCCAGGTCTTCCGCACCTCATTTACGCGCACTACTGTCGAGTTCTGGCCACCCTCAGGGCATGCATCTACTGTCGCTGCAACGTCTGGGGTCTGGCCGCCAGGCGCGGTGCTGAAGATGATCTGACGCATTGAGGAGTTGCCCCCGCTAGACCAGCCGTTGCCCCCGTAATCCAAAGAATTGTTGGCAAAGCAGCGGTTCACAAACGTGATACCCCACCGGAGATTGAAGCTGTCCGTTGTGCCGTTGGTCATGTTTATGACGGGATAGTGCAGGAAGAGCTTGACCGGGGCCAGCTCAAGCCCAACGGGGAACCCGTAGAGGTTGGGCCGGAGGTTGACGTGCTGCCAATCGGCGCGCCCGCCTGAGCTGTTGTTTTTCCAGGCTTCCATGCTCATGACTTCCAGGTTAAATCCGATGTCGAGAGGCCAGAGGGCGTCAAGGTTTTGGATGCCGAGTACGATGGGGAACCACTGCGTCGGCGCATACGTCTCATTGCGTGGGAAGAGGAGGTCGACCTGGAGGTCGGCTGGCAGCCTTCGTTCCGCCTGCGCCAGCATGGCGAGGAACAAGGCGAGCAGAGACGATAGGGGGAGCCGCAGGAGCAtggtatgtgtgtgtgtgtgtgcgtaaTAGTGA
This genomic interval from Colletotrichum higginsianum IMI 349063 chromosome 9, whole genome shotgun sequence contains the following:
- a CDS encoding Fasciclin domain-containing protein, giving the protein MQVKNILPLALASVALAQEGGQLNLTAALASQNSSLSTLTSLLGTQPGLVQALSQAQNITILAPSNEALEAFIASAGSAATDADLVAAILQYHVLNGTYYASNFTEEPQFIPTLLQNQTYANITGGQRVQAQTVDGNVTFYSALRENSTVTTGNLNFTAGTIHVIDKVLSVPQGIADTLRAANLTAALGAVQLANVTEALASAEDLTIFVPNNEAFRAIGNLTSTLGSELASILQYHVVAGSVLYSPDITNTSLTTLNGGNITINVINETVYVNNAEVLIPNVLIANGVVHVIDNLLNPNNTAAEPDTTATSRPPAYTGAGPVTDGSNPFTNNVTGPTSTAPLATETGANDGGGVRSTSSSVEAAPMRTAAVGAAALFGGMAAYMNM
- a CDS encoding Methionine permease, encoding MNTLDDQERRPLLSPTSSRLSSTTTTSDSKHPLSQVEGIAEDNIVTGDVYPTRSVEDDVLPETSTLGRTLTWQSAYILVISRVIGSGIFATPGAILRSVGSPGLSLLLWFIGAVIAGCGLMVSLEFGSMLPRSGGDKVYLEFTYRRPRFLASTLIAIHAVLLGFTASNCIVFSEYLLFALGGQNPSDLLRKGLAITLLTTVTIIHGCFPRFGVKLQNILGWVKVGLVVFMIFSGIYVVLFRPSTDAARTSATLSWGNLWEDTNWNWGVIATSLFKVFYSYNGLDNANYVLNEVKDPVRTLRSVMMAALTTACGLYALINVAYFLVVPIEDIKESGELIAALYFTRIFGEGLGKTVLPLAVALSAGANVLVVAFSAARTKQEIARQGFLPFSDILSSTRPFNSPLGGLLVHYIPSLLVIALPPTGEVYSFILEVEGYPGQFLALAVGFGLLWLRAKRPDLKRPFKAWIPAVLLRIGLSLALLAAPFFPPDTKPVNGLFHATYAVVGASILGAGVVYWYFWIVLIPKLRGYKIEECEETLKDAITINQQDKTP
- a CDS encoding LysM domain-containing protein, encoding MSRLSFLATFGLLAAQGTASILGRRRFDSTVPFYDHDPNVPADCNLWWNSDDGISCETVLLITSLSIGQLTSMNPFVKSCNDWKTDYSFCIGSASGIPALPEPTVGPTTTSRPPAGPTTTSTLTNPGNGVQTPEPWQPGMVDNCNRFYVVQAGDTCSTIASKTGVTVNQLATWNTQIGGSACTGIWASYNICTGIIGGSPTQPPPTTNPNPTPQPIQDGMVNNCNRFHLVQAGETCATIASKTGVTVAQLTTWNKGIGSSCTGMWAGYHLCTGVVGGSPTQPPPTNQTPQPIQDGMVNNCKKFHFVQRGQNCDTISRQYGIALANFIRWNPAAGSNCQGLWAETYACVGL
- a CDS encoding LysM domain-containing protein; translated protein: MLLRLPLSSLLALFLAMLAQAERRLPADLQVDLLFPRNETYAPTQWFPIVLGIQNLDALWPLDIGFNLEVMSMEAWKNNSSGGRADWQHVNLRPNLYGFPVGLELAPVKLFLHYPVINMTNGTTDSFNLRWGITFVNRCFANNSLDYGGNGWSSGGNSSMRQIIFSTAPGGQTPDVAATVDACPEGGQNSTVVRVNEVRKTWNAGDQCPVFETDIEPARCAYREVAQELAANVSAAILRRMGCEEGTWQNITSPCVPKDKESGATLLTGLQRDSSSWALILGLALAAYYHVF